One region of Aminobacterium colombiense DSM 12261 genomic DNA includes:
- a CDS encoding FadR/GntR family transcriptional regulator, with translation MTGKKTTKNRSVKIYEHVAEEIKELITRGEISQGDPLPPERQLIEDLNVSRSSLREAFRILELVGLIESIPGKGRFVRKSRFDTQNMRMPLQDEAILELVEARMILEPAIVSEAVKHATPTDLTRIRKILTLTSKDVESLEHRAQCDYDFHLLLAEATHNFVFVNIVKMTFNLIMETHERIYSLLDDKEIFLKEHKEIYQCILARDIKKAQRFMTNHVARVYKTLLDGIALGEEGRLLHNEETSKR, from the coding sequence ATGACTGGGAAAAAAACCACGAAGAACAGGTCTGTTAAAATATATGAACACGTAGCTGAAGAAATAAAAGAGCTTATTACCCGGGGAGAAATATCCCAGGGAGATCCTCTTCCCCCTGAAAGACAACTTATAGAAGACCTTAACGTGAGTCGAAGTTCTCTGAGGGAAGCTTTTCGCATCCTGGAGCTAGTAGGGCTTATAGAAAGCATCCCGGGGAAAGGACGTTTTGTCCGCAAGTCCCGTTTTGATACCCAGAATATGAGAATGCCACTGCAGGACGAAGCCATTCTAGAACTGGTAGAAGCCCGCATGATTCTAGAACCTGCCATCGTGTCAGAAGCCGTTAAACATGCCACCCCCACAGATCTGACCCGCATACGGAAGATACTGACCCTTACAAGCAAAGATGTAGAGTCCCTTGAACATCGCGCTCAGTGCGATTATGACTTTCATTTGCTTCTCGCCGAAGCTACTCATAATTTCGTTTTCGTCAACATTGTAAAAATGACCTTTAATCTAATTATGGAAACCCATGAGAGGATCTATTCTCTTCTTGATGACAAGGAGATCTTTCTTAAAGAACATAAAGAGATTTATCAATGCATATTGGCAAGGGACATAAAAAAGGCTCAGCGTTTCATGACCAACCATGTAGCCAGAGTATATAAAACACTCCTTGATGGCATTGCCTTGGGAGAGGAAGGGAGACTTCTTCATAATGAAGAAACCTCAAAGCGTTAA
- a CDS encoding LacI family DNA-binding transcriptional regulator: MNGQIQQNEVPAVKVKMEDVAKLANVNKATVSRALKGDSRISASTRERVWKAAKALGYQPDAVARGLSSNRTGLLGVVFVDLSQPWVGSFLSGLDRVASKQSYSLLVKCSGQGPSQKNVVARDLLSRNVDGIIWIAGAVPDLSFDGPLVAVGSENPRGFSVLIDVERGAQKLQKIAKGRVCEVRSGSAPFFRDIASFLKGPSLKTLPPLYVVDSSHDIPISGGGENVVLCGYPNVARLLKSYCLDWPAFELGAIAGRLSLNAIQEKGVRPEKVMVVPPLYSPEGDIVSL; this comes from the coding sequence TTGAATGGACAGATTCAACAAAACGAGGTGCCAGCGGTGAAAGTTAAGATGGAAGATGTAGCTAAACTGGCTAATGTTAATAAAGCGACAGTTAGCAGGGCGCTCAAGGGAGACTCAAGGATATCAGCATCTACGAGAGAAAGGGTTTGGAAAGCGGCCAAAGCTCTTGGATATCAGCCTGATGCTGTGGCAAGGGGATTATCGAGCAATAGGACAGGTCTTTTGGGGGTAGTCTTTGTAGACCTCTCACAGCCATGGGTAGGAAGCTTTTTGTCAGGCCTTGACCGTGTCGCGTCGAAGCAGAGCTACAGTTTGCTTGTCAAATGTTCGGGACAGGGCCCTTCCCAGAAAAATGTTGTGGCCAGGGATCTCCTTTCTCGTAATGTGGATGGCATTATCTGGATAGCTGGCGCCGTACCAGACCTTTCCTTTGACGGGCCATTGGTAGCGGTGGGTTCGGAGAACCCACGAGGTTTTTCTGTGTTGATCGATGTGGAAAGGGGGGCTCAGAAACTTCAAAAAATAGCGAAGGGGAGAGTCTGTGAGGTTAGAAGTGGGTCGGCACCTTTCTTCAGGGATATTGCCTCCTTTCTAAAAGGGCCCTCCCTCAAAACCTTGCCCCCGCTGTATGTGGTCGATTCATCCCATGATATCCCCATATCGGGGGGGGGAGAGAATGTGGTCCTGTGCGGATACCCCAATGTGGCTAGACTTCTGAAAAGTTATTGCCTTGACTGGCCGGCCTTCGAGCTGGGAGCCATTGCGGGGCGCCTGTCCTTGAACGCCATACAGGAGAAAGGGGTGCGCCCCGAAAAGGTGATGGTCGTTCCTCCTCTTTATAGTCCAGAGGGGGATATCGTTTCCTTATAG
- a CDS encoding nucleoside kinase produces MSFQINIRNYHTCECSSAMSGKDVLSKADIDGGSHIVAWRVNSYLRPLGWVVDEDSEVEFVDTSSFEGMEVYRRSLSFSLVLAAQRALGKNVTIKHSISDGYYWELPDRDLTEEEVLRINKALRDLVNRDVPITREVVPLDKARRIFERQGNPESARLFMWAAEDPVELYRCEDNYGFYYAPLAPSTGYLRVFELKYFPPGMVLQFPTVSYPDRLPPFRASKKLSGVFLDYAKWLEILGLKTMDSFHAKIAQGKGLELVLISEAFHSQRLSRIAEDVALREKTKVIVIAGPSGSGKTTTAKRLKIQLQVCGLNPTVISLDNYFVDREKTPLDEQGNYDFEVLEAIDLDLLESQLAKLLKGEEVRVPEFDFIKGKKFPGATLRLNKHDVLIIEGIHGLNEKVTAVVPEEMKFGIFVSPLTGINLDEHNRTSTTDNRLLRRMIRDYRTRGHSAERTLDLWPSVIKGAREYIFPYQSSAVAMFNSSLPYELAVLRGYAQPLLQTVPESSSMHGEARRLLSMLKFVPPLPSENVPSNSILREFIGGGCYEH; encoded by the coding sequence ATGTCTTTCCAGATCAATATTCGTAACTACCATACGTGCGAGTGTTCTAGTGCCATGAGTGGGAAAGATGTTCTCTCTAAAGCTGATATTGATGGAGGATCCCATATAGTTGCCTGGCGTGTCAACAGTTATCTTCGCCCTTTGGGCTGGGTTGTAGATGAAGACTCGGAAGTGGAATTTGTAGACACCTCTTCCTTTGAGGGGATGGAAGTATATCGTCGTTCTCTGAGTTTTTCGCTTGTATTGGCAGCCCAGCGGGCATTGGGAAAAAATGTGACCATTAAACATTCCATTAGTGACGGATATTATTGGGAGCTTCCAGATAGGGATTTAACGGAGGAAGAAGTTCTTCGTATAAACAAGGCTCTCAGGGATCTGGTCAACCGAGATGTTCCCATTACCCGCGAGGTTGTTCCTCTTGATAAGGCCCGGCGTATTTTTGAGCGTCAGGGCAATCCTGAAAGCGCCAGACTCTTTATGTGGGCGGCTGAGGATCCTGTAGAGCTTTATCGTTGCGAAGACAACTATGGTTTTTATTACGCTCCTCTGGCCCCTTCAACAGGATATCTTCGTGTTTTTGAACTGAAGTATTTCCCCCCTGGAATGGTTCTGCAGTTTCCTACTGTTTCCTACCCAGACCGGCTTCCGCCCTTCAGGGCATCGAAAAAACTTTCCGGGGTCTTTCTTGACTACGCTAAATGGCTGGAAATTTTAGGCCTTAAGACCATGGATAGTTTTCACGCAAAAATAGCCCAGGGAAAGGGGCTTGAACTGGTTCTTATTTCAGAAGCCTTTCATTCTCAACGCCTCAGCCGTATTGCGGAAGACGTAGCACTGCGGGAAAAAACAAAAGTCATAGTTATTGCAGGTCCTTCCGGATCAGGGAAGACAACAACAGCGAAACGGCTAAAGATCCAGCTTCAGGTCTGTGGTTTAAATCCCACAGTGATCTCTCTTGATAACTATTTCGTGGATAGGGAGAAAACGCCTCTTGACGAACAGGGGAATTATGATTTTGAAGTTTTAGAGGCAATAGATCTCGACCTTCTAGAAAGCCAGCTTGCCAAGCTTCTTAAGGGGGAAGAGGTTAGAGTTCCAGAGTTTGATTTTATTAAAGGCAAAAAATTTCCTGGAGCAACTCTTCGCCTCAACAAACACGATGTCCTTATTATTGAAGGTATCCATGGTTTAAATGAAAAGGTAACGGCAGTTGTTCCAGAAGAGATGAAATTTGGTATTTTCGTGTCCCCTTTGACGGGTATCAATCTTGACGAACACAATCGGACAAGTACTACGGACAATAGGTTGTTGCGACGGATGATCAGGGATTATAGAACAAGAGGACATTCGGCTGAGCGGACCCTCGATCTTTGGCCATCGGTCATTAAAGGGGCAAGAGAGTATATTTTCCCCTACCAGAGCAGCGCTGTTGCCATGTTTAATTCCTCTTTGCCCTATGAGCTAGCGGTCTTGAGGGGGTATGCGCAGCCTCTCTTGCAGACTGTTCCAGAATCTTCATCTATGCATGGGGAGGCAAGGCGGCTTCTTTCCATGTTAAAGTTTGTGCCCCCCCTACCTTCTGAAAATGTTCCGTCCAATTCCATATTAAGAGAGTTTATTGGCGGTGGATGTTACGAACACTGA
- a CDS encoding Mrp/NBP35 family ATP-binding protein translates to MSEQGCNEMSCGKSSCEGCSGCSKKKKDVGKVIAVGSGKGGVGKSSISCLLAVALAKKGFSVGILDADITGPSVPKLMGVTDSPYGSPQGIIPPASSIFDIKVMSVNLLLDDPTKPVVWRGPIIASVIKQFWEDVAWDKTDFIIVDLPPGTADAPLTVMQTIDLDGFLVVTSPQELSVMVVEKALNMTKMMEVPLLGAVENMSYVTCPDCGKAIEVFGPSHVKEIEEKFSLPVLGKFPLDLELSHLGDQGRMEEYKNEELLNALADGVLVQLGVGVEV, encoded by the coding sequence ATGTCTGAGCAAGGATGTAACGAAATGTCTTGTGGAAAGTCTTCCTGCGAAGGTTGCAGTGGATGCTCTAAAAAGAAAAAGGACGTTGGAAAAGTTATTGCTGTGGGCAGCGGCAAAGGTGGAGTGGGTAAGAGCTCCATATCCTGCCTATTGGCGGTGGCTCTAGCTAAAAAGGGGTTTTCTGTAGGAATTCTTGATGCCGATATAACTGGTCCTTCCGTTCCTAAACTTATGGGTGTCACCGATTCGCCGTATGGTTCTCCTCAGGGAATTATCCCTCCGGCATCATCGATTTTCGATATAAAAGTCATGTCTGTCAATCTTCTTCTTGATGATCCAACGAAGCCTGTAGTTTGGCGGGGGCCTATTATTGCTAGCGTGATTAAGCAGTTCTGGGAAGATGTGGCGTGGGATAAAACCGATTTTATCATCGTAGACCTGCCCCCGGGAACGGCCGATGCTCCTCTTACCGTCATGCAAACTATTGATTTGGACGGATTTCTTGTAGTGACGTCACCTCAGGAACTCTCTGTAATGGTGGTGGAAAAGGCCCTTAACATGACTAAAATGATGGAGGTTCCTCTTCTTGGTGCTGTCGAAAATATGAGCTATGTGACCTGTCCTGATTGCGGCAAGGCTATAGAAGTCTTCGGTCCCAGTCATGTGAAGGAGATTGAAGAGAAATTCTCTCTCCCGGTGCTTGGCAAATTCCCCCTCGATCTTGAACTGTCCCATCTGGGAGATCAGGGCCGCATGGAGGAATATAAAAATGAAGAATTGCTGAACGCCTTGGCTGACGGAGTGCTTGTACAGCTGGGTGTTGGGGTAGAAGTATAA